The following are encoded in a window of Halosolutus halophilus genomic DNA:
- a CDS encoding nucleoside recognition protein — translation MPSIVSVLLSEAFPRIATITLLIGAGVGLANLAVAYGLVDVVARAGRYLTDPANLPEEVGAAVITNTVSVTAGYGMLAEFRESGLLDDRATLIAVVVNTFFGFLQHIFTYYGPVLVPILGLRVGLLYVGVRAGISLAITIVGLVAGAVLLRGYEYHGGAIDPDAPDGGGDDGPRSHRERVRHAAAKTGDRLRSIVPRLAVIYSFVFVGLEYVDLEAMTGIAEPITALVGLPGAAVPVVLVSTVDPTSGAIAIAPMIGDVFTPEEAVVTLLVGSLVSLTIGTVKRSIPFQYGIWGAEFGTKVIAVNVGLKAVFIAVSIVGFLLL, via the coding sequence GTGCCGTCGATCGTCTCGGTTCTGCTATCCGAGGCCTTCCCGCGGATCGCAACCATCACGCTCCTGATCGGTGCCGGCGTCGGTCTCGCGAACCTCGCGGTCGCGTACGGACTCGTCGACGTCGTCGCTCGCGCAGGTCGCTACCTCACCGACCCCGCGAACCTCCCCGAGGAGGTCGGGGCGGCGGTCATCACCAACACCGTCTCGGTCACCGCGGGGTACGGCATGCTCGCGGAGTTTCGCGAGTCGGGCCTGCTGGACGACCGGGCGACGCTGATCGCCGTGGTCGTCAACACGTTCTTCGGCTTCCTCCAGCACATCTTCACCTACTACGGCCCCGTCCTCGTTCCCATTCTCGGCCTCCGGGTCGGGCTTCTGTACGTCGGTGTGCGCGCCGGCATCTCGCTTGCGATCACGATCGTCGGTCTGGTCGCCGGGGCCGTCCTCCTGCGCGGCTACGAGTACCACGGCGGTGCGATCGATCCCGACGCCCCCGACGGAGGCGGCGACGACGGTCCCCGATCCCACCGCGAGAGGGTCCGCCACGCCGCCGCCAAGACCGGCGACCGCCTCCGCTCGATCGTGCCGCGGCTGGCGGTGATCTACTCGTTCGTCTTCGTCGGTCTCGAGTACGTCGACCTCGAAGCCATGACCGGGATCGCCGAACCGATCACGGCGCTGGTCGGCCTCCCGGGCGCTGCGGTGCCCGTGGTCCTCGTGTCGACCGTCGATCCGACCAGCGGTGCGATCGCGATCGCACCCATGATCGGCGACGTCTTCACCCCCGAGGAGGCAGTCGTCACGCTGCTGGTCGGGAGTCTGGTCTCGCTGACGATCGGCACGGTCAAGCGATCGATCCCGTTCCAGTACGGCATCTGGGGCGCGGAGTTCGGGACGAAGGTGATCGCCGTCAACGTCGGCCTGAAAGCCGTCTTCATCGCCGTCTCGATCGTCGGCTTCCTGCTCCTGTAG